Proteins encoded together in one Bacteroides ovatus window:
- a CDS encoding TonB-dependent receptor yields MLQIYEKIAEKIAHKRVFLTFLSLILIQTFALAQNDSKITIQQKNITVIDALKTVEKQSKMSINYSDSELTGKVIAQLNLQNASLETALDTILKGTGFSFQIQGNYIIIAEKKPVVAQILKNIKGKVTDESGEPLIGVNISVDGSSTGTITDFDGNFTIKAAEKSILKVSYIGYAAQIIPVSKKDFYPVVMKQDTEVLDEVVVTALGIKRAEKALSYNVQQVKGDALTTVKDANFVNSLNGKIAGVSINKSASGVGGATRVVMRGAKSIEGDNNALYVVDGIPLFNTNMGNTDSGIMGEGKAGTEGIADFNPEDIESLSVLSGPSAAALYGSSAANGVILITTKKGKEGKLSVQFSSSSEFSKAYMTPEFQNTYGNKKDMYESWGEKLLTPTSYDPKKDFFNTGTNFINSVTLTTGTKSNQTFASVSSTNSKGIVPNNEYERLNFTIRNTATFLNDKLQLDLGASYVKQKDKNMVSQGQYWNPVMAAYLFPRGEDFDGIKSFEHFDESRQLPVQYWPVADPVYASQNPYWTAYRNVATNEKSRYMFNVGLTYNITDWLNATARFRMDDTHVLFERKIYASSDDKFAEGKKGLYGYNNYEDRQEYADFMLNVNKHIADFSISANAGWNYSNYWALERGYKGTLLGVPNKFAASNIDPANGRISEKGGDSRVRNHAVFANLELGWKSMLYLTLTGRNDWNSRLVNTDEESFFYPSIGLSGIISEMVKLPEFISYLKVRGSYTEVGAPVSRSGLTPGTVTTPIVGGALDPTGIYPFTDFKAERTKSYEFGLSLKLWNKLSAEVTYYHSNTYNQTFLGDLPEFTGYKQIYLQAGNVENRGWEASLSYSDQFKFGLGISSTLTFSRNINEIKEMVENYHTDLMDEPINIPEVLKDGGRVILKEGGSIHDIYANTFLKKDHLGYVEVKSDGTFGMEKGEPVYLGKTSPDFNMGWSNMLTYKGFGLGFQINGRFGGVVTSSTEALLDRFGVSKRSAEAREAGGVLLKGQGLVDAKSYYQMTGTGNYETSGYYVYSATNIRLQELTFSYTMPNKWFGNVLKDVTVSFIANNPWMLYCEAPFDPELTPSTSTYGQGNDYFMQPSVRSFGFGIKFKL; encoded by the coding sequence ATGCTACAAATCTACGAAAAAATAGCAGAAAAAATAGCTCATAAGCGGGTCTTTCTCACTTTTTTAAGTCTTATTCTTATACAGACTTTCGCTTTGGCTCAAAATGATAGTAAAATAACTATCCAACAAAAGAATATTACTGTCATTGATGCCTTAAAGACTGTGGAAAAACAGTCTAAAATGTCTATAAATTATAGTGATTCCGAATTGACAGGAAAAGTAATAGCCCAGTTAAATTTGCAGAACGCATCCCTCGAAACCGCACTTGATACCATCTTAAAAGGGACGGGCTTTTCATTCCAAATACAAGGTAACTACATTATAATAGCTGAAAAGAAGCCTGTAGTTGCACAAATCCTTAAAAATATCAAAGGAAAGGTTACTGATGAGAGCGGTGAACCGTTGATTGGAGTAAATATATCTGTGGATGGTAGTTCTACAGGTACGATTACCGATTTCGATGGTAACTTTACGATCAAGGCAGCAGAGAAATCTATTCTCAAAGTATCTTATATCGGATATGCTGCACAGATAATTCCTGTTTCCAAGAAAGATTTCTATCCGGTTGTAATGAAGCAGGATACAGAAGTGCTCGATGAAGTTGTTGTAACGGCATTGGGTATCAAACGTGCAGAAAAGGCGTTGTCTTACAATGTACAACAAGTCAAGGGAGATGCACTGACTACGGTAAAAGATGCTAACTTCGTAAACTCGCTGAACGGTAAGATAGCCGGAGTGAGTATTAACAAAAGTGCTAGTGGAGTTGGTGGTGCGACACGTGTTGTAATGCGTGGTGCAAAATCTATCGAAGGTGATAACAATGCTTTGTATGTGGTGGACGGTATTCCTTTGTTCAATACCAATATGGGAAATACCGACAGTGGTATTATGGGTGAAGGTAAGGCCGGAACAGAAGGAATCGCCGACTTCAATCCCGAAGATATTGAAAGTCTTTCTGTTTTGAGTGGTCCTTCGGCTGCTGCGTTGTATGGTAGTAGTGCCGCTAACGGTGTAATTTTGATTACCACTAAAAAAGGAAAAGAAGGAAAACTTTCAGTGCAGTTCTCTTCTTCTTCAGAGTTCAGCAAAGCTTATATGACTCCTGAGTTTCAAAATACGTATGGTAACAAAAAAGATATGTATGAAAGCTGGGGTGAGAAACTGTTGACTCCTACAAGTTATGATCCTAAGAAGGATTTCTTTAATACCGGAACAAACTTTATTAATTCGGTTACGTTGACCACCGGTACGAAATCGAATCAGACTTTTGCTTCTGTTTCTTCTACCAATTCCAAAGGTATTGTGCCTAATAATGAATATGAACGTTTGAATTTCACAATCCGTAATACGGCAACTTTCCTTAATGATAAATTACAACTCGATTTAGGTGCGTCGTATGTGAAACAGAAAGACAAGAATATGGTATCGCAAGGACAATATTGGAATCCGGTGATGGCCGCCTATTTGTTCCCTCGTGGTGAAGACTTTGATGGAATTAAGTCATTCGAACATTTCGATGAAAGTCGCCAACTTCCGGTTCAGTATTGGCCGGTGGCAGATCCGGTATATGCTTCACAGAACCCTTACTGGACTGCTTATCGCAATGTAGCTACGAATGAAAAGAGTCGTTATATGTTTAACGTAGGGTTGACTTATAATATTACCGATTGGTTGAATGCGACAGCCCGTTTCAGAATGGATGACACACATGTATTGTTTGAACGCAAGATTTACGCTTCATCCGACGATAAATTTGCGGAAGGAAAGAAAGGACTGTATGGATACAATAACTATGAAGACCGTCAGGAATATGCCGACTTTATGTTGAACGTAAATAAACATATAGCTGATTTCAGTATTTCTGCCAATGCGGGTTGGAACTATTCTAACTATTGGGCATTGGAGAGAGGATACAAAGGGACATTATTGGGAGTGCCCAATAAATTTGCGGCTTCTAATATCGATCCGGCTAATGGTCGTATCTCAGAAAAGGGTGGTGATAGTCGTGTACGTAATCATGCTGTTTTTGCCAATTTGGAACTTGGTTGGAAGAGTATGCTTTATTTGACACTGACCGGACGTAATGACTGGAATTCACGTTTGGTGAATACCGATGAAGAATCTTTCTTCTATCCCTCAATCGGTCTATCCGGGATTATTTCCGAGATGGTCAAATTGCCCGAATTTATCTCTTACCTGAAAGTTCGCGGTTCGTATACGGAAGTCGGTGCGCCTGTATCCCGTTCGGGACTGACTCCGGGTACGGTAACTACCCCTATTGTGGGTGGTGCATTAGATCCTACCGGTATCTATCCGTTTACTGATTTCAAGGCAGAGCGTACAAAGTCATACGAATTTGGATTAAGTCTGAAGTTGTGGAATAAATTAAGTGCGGAGGTAACCTACTATCATTCTAATACATACAATCAGACTTTCTTGGGTGATCTTCCGGAATTTACCGGATACAAGCAGATTTATTTGCAGGCCGGTAATGTGGAAAATCGTGGTTGGGAGGCTTCATTAAGCTATTCCGATCAGTTTAAGTTCGGATTAGGAATCTCTTCAACATTGACATTCTCTCGTAATATAAACGAGATTAAGGAGATGGTTGAAAACTATCATACGGATTTGATGGATGAACCGATTAATATTCCGGAGGTTTTGAAGGATGGTGGTCGTGTCATCTTGAAAGAAGGCGGAAGTATCCACGATATTTATGCCAACACCTTCTTGAAGAAAGACCACTTGGGATATGTTGAGGTAAAGAGCGACGGAACCTTTGGAATGGAAAAGGGGGAACCCGTTTATTTGGGAAAAACTTCTCCTGATTTCAATATGGGATGGAGTAATATGTTGACATACAAAGGCTTTGGGCTCGGATTCCAGATCAACGGACGTTTTGGAGGCGTGGTGACCTCTTCTACAGAGGCATTGCTTGATCGTTTCGGTGTATCCAAACGTTCGGCTGAGGCTCGTGAAGCGGGAGGCGTATTGTTGAAGGGACAAGGTCTGGTAGATGCGAAGTCTTATTATCAGATGACAGGTACGGGAAATTATGAAACTTCCGGTTACTATGTATACAGTGCCACTAATATTCGTTTGCAAGAACTTACCTTTAGCTATACTATGCCTAATAAGTGGTTTGGTAACGTGTTGAAAGATGTTACGGTTTCGTTTATAGCCAACAATCCTTGGATGTTGTATTGCGAAGCTCCGTTCGATCCGGAACTGACTCCTTCCACTAGTACTTACGGACAAGGTAATGATTATTTTATGCAACCGAGTGTTCGTAGCTTTGGCTTCGGTATTAAATTTAAATTATAA
- a CDS encoding SusD/RagB family nutrient-binding outer membrane lipoprotein: MRKMNHFKLLAVICAMALFASCNFEEINTNQFEMSDGEGAMDGFEVGGLITAMQRTVIPVGTQADDTDVINEYQIAYHLSADNWSGFFGENNSNGWNAGSNNTTYYLLDNWIKATYTQSYTNALDPWKKLKIASEKNGTPEVFALAQILKISAWHKTLESFGPMPYSHAADATMNIPFDSEKEVYTAMFEELTAAIEELTEKAENGVNVMGAYDAVYAGDATKWVKYGNSLMLRLAMRVRFADAELAKKYATQAVNHSIGVMTAKDDAAQMSQGAGMTFRNNIEWLAGNYNEARMGSSIFSYLMGYEDPRLSVYFLPMDGNASYGVEAFDGKTYQAVPAGHANAQNDIYKSCSKPNIQSGTPTYWLRASEVYFLRAEAALVWEGFGSADSWYKQGIDMSFQENGVTDPVDDYMNSNLSPRAYVLSHYQYGQTLSAPCETTVKFEGTTEQKLEKIMIQKWIALFPNGQEAWTEWRRTGYPKLNVIKTLKGAVQGATLEGGIRRMIYPTSFSQTNEGKAIYEAALKLFNNGAGGEDKSSTRLWWDCKR, from the coding sequence ATGAGAAAAATGAATCATTTTAAACTATTAGCGGTGATATGCGCAATGGCGCTATTTGCCTCATGCAATTTTGAAGAAATCAATACCAACCAATTTGAAATGAGCGACGGAGAAGGTGCGATGGATGGTTTTGAAGTCGGAGGGCTGATTACAGCTATGCAACGGACAGTGATTCCCGTAGGCACACAGGCTGATGATACAGATGTTATCAATGAATATCAAATAGCTTATCATCTATCGGCCGATAATTGGAGTGGATTTTTTGGCGAGAACAACAGTAACGGTTGGAACGCAGGTAGTAACAATACTACTTATTATTTGTTGGACAATTGGATAAAAGCGACCTATACGCAGTCTTATACCAATGCTCTTGATCCTTGGAAGAAATTGAAAATAGCGTCCGAGAAAAATGGTACGCCCGAAGTCTTTGCTTTGGCTCAAATTCTGAAGATTTCCGCTTGGCACAAGACACTTGAAAGTTTCGGCCCGATGCCTTATTCTCATGCGGCGGACGCTACAATGAACATTCCGTTCGATTCGGAGAAAGAGGTGTATACGGCGATGTTTGAAGAATTGACTGCAGCCATTGAAGAATTAACAGAAAAGGCGGAAAATGGGGTGAATGTAATGGGCGCTTATGATGCGGTATATGCCGGAGATGCTACCAAATGGGTGAAATATGGCAATTCGCTGATGCTTCGTTTGGCTATGCGTGTCCGCTTCGCTGATGCGGAACTGGCGAAAAAGTATGCTACTCAAGCAGTAAATCATTCTATCGGCGTGATGACGGCTAAGGATGATGCGGCTCAAATGAGTCAAGGGGCAGGTATGACTTTTCGCAACAACATTGAATGGCTGGCAGGCAACTATAATGAAGCTCGTATGGGTTCTTCCATCTTTTCTTATCTGATGGGATATGAAGACCCGCGTTTAAGCGTTTATTTTTTGCCGATGGATGGTAATGCCTCTTATGGTGTTGAGGCTTTCGATGGAAAAACATATCAAGCGGTGCCGGCAGGGCATGCCAATGCGCAGAATGATATCTATAAATCTTGCTCAAAGCCCAATATTCAAAGTGGAACTCCTACATATTGGCTGCGTGCATCGGAAGTTTATTTTTTGCGTGCGGAAGCAGCTTTAGTGTGGGAAGGTTTCGGCAGTGCGGATTCATGGTATAAACAGGGCATTGATATGTCTTTTCAGGAGAATGGTGTGACTGATCCTGTAGACGATTATATGAATTCCAATTTGTCACCTCGGGCATATGTTCTTTCCCATTATCAGTATGGGCAAACACTTTCTGCTCCGTGTGAGACTACTGTCAAGTTTGAAGGGACAACTGAGCAGAAGTTGGAAAAAATTATGATTCAGAAGTGGATTGCTTTGTTTCCTAACGGACAGGAAGCGTGGACGGAATGGAGAAGAACCGGTTATCCGAAGTTGAATGTCATTAAGACTTTGAAAGGAGCAGTGCAAGGCGCAACTCTTGAGGGCGGTATTCGCCGTATGATTTATCCCACCAGTTTTTCTCAGACTAACGAGGGAAAGGCTATTTATGAAGCAGCCTTGAAGTTGTTCAATAACGGTGCAGGTGGCGAAGATAAGTCTTCTACCCGTTTGTGGTGGGATTGTAAGAGA